The following are from one region of the Wenzhouxiangella sp. XN201 genome:
- a CDS encoding DUF2235 domain-containing protein, whose translation MKRIVICCDGTWSSADRQRDGERAPTHIPRLAEAVAQADSPAVEQRVYYGPGVGSEGNWLYRWFAGATGWGLSDNLKDAYRFVAQHYAPGDELYLFGYSRGAFTVRSLAGMVHNAGVLRGEFADRVDAAFDLYKSRSPLKRPDAAEAVRFRQRFAWADRTPIRFIGVWDTVGALGNPLMLHSSPLSRRVQFHDTRLGPTVRCAYHALAIDEQRRHFKATRWRRHPDARHQTMEQRWFVGAHADVGGGSRHEGLSDLTFDWMVRQARRCGLAIDQVATAPDVFQGPARSRRGLFRLIPPWHRPIAEDADAHSGEIVDGSAITRLEEDPDYRPPGLVAWRLHREPE comes from the coding sequence ATGAAACGCATTGTCATCTGCTGCGACGGCACCTGGAGTTCGGCTGATCGGCAGCGTGACGGTGAGCGCGCGCCGACCCATATTCCGCGTCTTGCTGAAGCGGTGGCCCAGGCGGATTCACCCGCGGTCGAGCAGCGCGTCTACTACGGTCCCGGGGTTGGCAGCGAAGGCAACTGGCTGTATCGCTGGTTTGCCGGGGCCACCGGCTGGGGCCTGTCGGACAACCTCAAGGACGCCTATCGCTTCGTCGCCCAACACTACGCGCCCGGCGATGAGCTCTACCTCTTCGGTTACAGTCGCGGCGCCTTCACGGTACGCAGCCTGGCCGGCATGGTCCACAACGCCGGCGTGCTCCGGGGAGAGTTCGCTGACCGTGTCGACGCGGCCTTCGACCTTTACAAGTCACGCTCGCCGCTCAAGCGTCCCGATGCCGCCGAGGCCGTCCGCTTTCGCCAGCGCTTCGCCTGGGCGGACCGTACGCCCATCCGGTTCATCGGCGTGTGGGATACCGTCGGTGCACTGGGCAACCCCCTGATGCTGCACAGCAGCCCGCTGAGCCGCCGTGTGCAGTTCCACGATACCCGGCTCGGGCCGACCGTACGCTGCGCCTATCACGCCCTGGCCATCGACGAGCAGCGCCGGCACTTCAAGGCCACGCGCTGGCGGCGTCATCCCGACGCCCGCCACCAGACCATGGAACAGCGCTGGTTCGTCGGCGCGCATGCCGATGTCGGCGGCGGCAGTCGCCACGAAGGGCTTTCCGACCTGACCTTCGACTGGATGGTCCGGCAGGCCCGCCGGTGCGGCCTGGCCATCGACCAGGTCGCCACGGCACCCGATGTCTTCCAGGGCCCCGCCCGCAGCCGCCGCGGCCTGTTCCGGCTGATTCCGCCCTGGCACCGGCCGATTGCCGAGGACGCCGATGCGCACAGCGGCGAGATCGTGGATGGATCGGCCATTACGCGGCTCGAGGAGGATCCGGACTACCGGCCACCCGGGCTGGTCGCCTGGCGTCTTCACCGGGAACCTGAGTGA
- a CDS encoding EF-hand domain-containing protein has protein sequence MKREELVDAMFREVDTNGDGVLSRGEFVELVRCLTGEHGVGVSSKIFDEFDADHDGAISRDEALEMIIQYAL, from the coding sequence ATGAAACGTGAAGAACTGGTCGACGCGATGTTCAGGGAAGTCGACACCAACGGTGATGGTGTGCTCTCGCGCGGTGAATTCGTCGAGCTGGTGCGTTGCCTGACCGGCGAACACGGTGTGGGCGTGAGTTCGAAGATCTTCGACGAATTCGACGCGGATCACGACGGTGCGATTTCGCGGGACGAGGCGTTGGAGATGATCATCCAGTATGCGTTGTAG
- a CDS encoding sigma-70 family RNA polymerase sigma factor, translating to MRTEKEKALDAYLAAAARTGDRDALGKLAGRWHRKLLAHAHRVSGEAELAAEVTQEAWTEIIRGIGGLDDAAAFPAWAFRIVTRRCARAIGGRQKRRAGSAALAREDRPEGDNQAGHETRAELDIVRRAMAELPAEQRAALGLFYQEGLRIAEIAVALEIAPGTVKTRLMHARNWWPFNWIITDSVGLSAFRARRGLQ from the coding sequence TTGCGAACCGAAAAGGAAAAAGCACTCGACGCCTACCTGGCCGCCGCCGCACGCACCGGCGACCGCGATGCGCTCGGCAAGCTGGCCGGCCGCTGGCACCGCAAGCTGCTGGCCCATGCCCACCGCGTGAGCGGCGAAGCCGAACTGGCCGCCGAAGTCACGCAGGAGGCCTGGACCGAGATCATTCGCGGCATCGGCGGGCTCGACGACGCGGCCGCCTTTCCCGCCTGGGCATTCCGCATCGTCACCCGGCGTTGCGCCCGCGCCATTGGCGGTCGTCAGAAGCGCCGCGCCGGCAGTGCGGCGCTGGCCCGCGAAGACCGCCCGGAAGGCGACAACCAGGCTGGCCACGAAACCCGCGCCGAGCTCGACATCGTACGCCGGGCCATGGCCGAACTGCCGGCCGAACAACGCGCAGCGCTGGGCCTGTTCTACCAGGAAGGTCTGCGCATCGCCGAAATCGCCGTGGCACTCGAAATCGCCCCCGGCACCGTCAAGACCCGACTCATGCACGCGCGCAACTGGTGGCCCTTCAACTGGATAATTACGGATTCAGTTGGTCTGTCAGCGTTCAGGGCAAGACGCGGCTTGCAGTGA
- a CDS encoding DUF6768 family protein, whose protein sequence is MSNIDDLINESLSKEDEALLEHYSTEPGYFKQAMALFRGQLGWVMWFVGIVQLVFFLGAIYALVQAFTGDELMSVLRWGIVTVILVQLSTFLRGFMGAHFEANRVLREVKRLELRLVRMERPE, encoded by the coding sequence ATGAGCAACATCGACGACCTGATCAATGAATCTCTCTCGAAAGAGGACGAGGCCCTGCTGGAGCACTACAGCACCGAACCCGGTTACTTCAAGCAGGCCATGGCGCTGTTCCGGGGGCAACTGGGCTGGGTGATGTGGTTCGTGGGCATCGTTCAGCTGGTTTTCTTCCTGGGCGCGATCTATGCCCTGGTGCAGGCTTTCACCGGCGACGAACTGATGTCCGTACTGCGCTGGGGCATCGTGACCGTGATCCTGGTGCAGCTGTCGACCTTCCTGCGAGGCTTCATGGGCGCTCACTTCGAGGCCAACCGCGTGCTGCGCGAGGTCAAGCGCCTGGAACTCAGGCTGGTGCGGATGGAACGGCCCGAATGA
- a CDS encoding ECF-type sigma factor: MSETTSDERPDLSELLQAVERGEPDALAHLTSAMYPELKRLAHFQLAQESPGHTLNTTAIVHEAYLRMASGDGKWKNRKHFLRAASTVMRHLLVDHARKKKADKRGAGQAALPLQEERIATEANTLAVLSLDHALRDIAEIDPRLESIIECRCFAGLNVHETAEALDMSVRTVERDWQRAKGYLLNMMEQDER; encoded by the coding sequence ATGTCCGAAACCACCTCCGACGAAAGGCCCGATCTTTCCGAACTGCTTCAGGCAGTCGAGCGCGGCGAGCCTGACGCGCTTGCCCACCTCACCTCCGCGATGTATCCCGAACTCAAGCGGCTGGCGCATTTCCAGTTGGCCCAGGAGAGCCCCGGGCATACCCTGAACACCACGGCAATCGTCCACGAAGCTTACTTGCGGATGGCTTCCGGCGACGGCAAATGGAAGAACAGGAAGCACTTTCTGCGGGCGGCATCCACTGTCATGCGCCACCTGCTGGTCGATCACGCGCGAAAAAAGAAGGCGGACAAGCGTGGCGCCGGACAGGCCGCGCTGCCCCTGCAGGAAGAGCGTATTGCGACCGAAGCCAACACCCTGGCGGTGTTGTCGCTTGATCACGCTTTGAGGGATATCGCCGAGATCGATCCACGCCTCGAAAGCATCATCGAGTGCCGCTGCTTTGCGGGCCTGAACGTGCACGAAACTGCCGAGGCGCTCGACATGTCGGTGCGCACGGTAGAGCGGGACTGGCAACGCGCCAAGGGTTACCTGTTGAACATGATGGAACAGGATGAGCGTTGA
- a CDS encoding serine/threonine-protein kinase encodes MNKATDRVVDEIFSEALAMPRRERDRFVRGRCKGDPELERRVLELLAASDTPDDELSGPFATAREALWREVITEDGIAGEDLSGQRVNEWRLVQRLARGGLATVYLAHREDGAFDQKAAFKVLRRGLDTDDVVARFRAERQILSNLEHPSIARILDGGALADGRPYLVLEYVDGVPITHYCEYNGIDIRTRIRLLMQVLDALDHAHRHLVVHRDIKPSNILVTADGHVSLLDFGISKLIDPDALPDATTLTRTGVALLTPGYGSPEQFAGEQVTTASDIYQVGLVAYELITGKRPFDRPRRADDAGPVPPSKAMIERKQQREVAGDLDAIICKALHGEPARRYGSALDMRDDLRRFLEHRPVVARPDTLGYRFIKLARRRPWLVPVMLIGFLAVVGYLTTITLYNRQLEFEKQRAQAAETFMVDLLRSPDPFAPADPELGSSITVIEALDLGVARLRSRDFDDPRLRGSLLGSIASVYASLDQHQRAIELGEEALAIERQIHGDISREVLDILAILATHYLIVGEHEVALRYREEELATARSLYPESHPQVGASQARMAALRSALGDYSEAEHLYELGVEKLRQAPAENSRPLINALVALSGLRIQTAPAEAEALLEEARTLASEFFGDQSLSMALIHAQAGTNASTRQEFESSETSFRAALEIYEARLGHKHGATLTALNNLGVLLIRKGDLEGAEQVFAELLGLSEQKYGRDHRTIAGQYQNLGTVIGRQGRFNEAIPLHRQAYEIFSTTLPGHFTTAYPLISIAYAHLQTGNPSAAEQAAREALELLETSGSQTYAIGVSKCLVALALEDQGAGAEGAVLLAEAQAELAGLTVAPNYRSACRL; translated from the coding sequence TTGAACAAGGCGACAGACAGGGTCGTCGACGAGATCTTCAGCGAGGCGCTCGCAATGCCCCGCCGGGAACGCGACCGGTTCGTCAGGGGCCGCTGTAAGGGAGACCCCGAGCTCGAACGACGCGTACTGGAACTGCTTGCTGCATCCGATACGCCGGACGACGAACTCTCCGGCCCGTTCGCCACGGCGCGGGAAGCCCTTTGGCGGGAAGTCATCACCGAGGATGGGATCGCTGGCGAGGACCTGTCCGGGCAACGGGTCAATGAGTGGCGACTGGTCCAGCGCCTGGCGCGCGGCGGGCTGGCAACCGTCTACCTGGCCCACCGGGAGGACGGCGCCTTCGACCAGAAGGCCGCCTTCAAGGTACTGCGTCGCGGCCTCGATACCGATGACGTGGTGGCCCGGTTCCGGGCCGAGCGGCAGATCCTGTCCAATCTCGAACATCCCTCGATCGCCCGGATTCTCGACGGTGGTGCGCTCGCCGACGGCCGGCCCTACCTGGTGCTGGAATACGTCGATGGCGTACCGATCACGCATTATTGTGAATACAACGGCATCGACATCCGCACGCGGATCAGGCTACTGATGCAGGTGCTCGATGCGCTCGACCATGCGCACAGACATCTGGTCGTCCACCGTGACATCAAGCCCTCGAACATCCTGGTCACCGCCGACGGCCACGTGTCACTGCTCGACTTCGGCATTTCCAAGCTGATCGACCCGGATGCATTGCCCGATGCCACTACTCTGACACGCACCGGCGTTGCGCTGCTCACGCCCGGATACGGCAGTCCGGAGCAGTTCGCAGGCGAGCAGGTCACGACAGCCTCGGATATTTACCAGGTGGGCCTGGTGGCCTACGAACTGATCACCGGCAAGCGGCCGTTCGACCGACCCCGCCGGGCCGACGATGCCGGTCCCGTCCCGCCCAGCAAGGCGATGATCGAGCGCAAGCAGCAGCGCGAAGTAGCCGGCGATCTCGACGCCATCATCTGCAAGGCCTTGCATGGTGAGCCGGCACGGCGTTACGGCTCTGCGCTGGACATGCGTGATGATTTGCGCCGCTTCCTGGAACACCGGCCGGTCGTCGCGCGGCCGGACACGCTGGGCTATCGATTCATCAAGCTGGCAAGACGCCGTCCCTGGCTGGTGCCGGTGATGCTGATCGGCTTCCTGGCTGTAGTCGGCTACCTCACCACGATCACGCTCTACAACCGGCAACTGGAATTCGAAAAGCAGCGCGCGCAGGCTGCAGAAACTTTCATGGTCGACCTGTTGCGCAGCCCCGATCCGTTCGCACCGGCCGATCCCGAACTCGGCAGTTCGATCACGGTTATCGAGGCCCTCGATCTCGGGGTGGCGCGCTTACGGTCCCGGGATTTCGACGACCCCCGGTTGCGCGGATCACTGCTGGGTTCGATCGCCAGCGTCTATGCGAGCCTGGACCAGCATCAACGGGCCATTGAACTGGGCGAGGAAGCGCTGGCGATCGAGCGACAGATCCATGGCGACATTTCGCGCGAGGTACTCGATATCCTGGCAATTCTCGCGACCCATTACCTGATCGTGGGTGAGCATGAAGTTGCGTTGCGCTATCGGGAGGAAGAACTGGCGACCGCCCGGAGCCTCTACCCGGAGTCGCATCCGCAGGTTGGTGCATCCCAGGCTCGGATGGCCGCGCTGCGTTCAGCCCTTGGCGACTACAGTGAAGCAGAGCATCTGTACGAACTTGGGGTCGAAAAGTTGCGACAAGCACCCGCAGAGAACTCCCGGCCACTGATCAATGCCCTCGTGGCGCTTTCAGGATTGCGCATTCAGACCGCCCCGGCTGAGGCGGAGGCGCTGCTGGAGGAGGCCAGAACACTGGCAAGCGAGTTTTTTGGGGACCAGAGCCTGTCGATGGCCCTGATTCATGCACAGGCAGGCACGAACGCGTCGACTCGGCAGGAGTTCGAAAGCTCGGAGACTTCCTTCCGAGCCGCACTGGAAATCTACGAGGCCCGGCTCGGACACAAGCACGGTGCGACACTGACTGCTCTCAACAACCTTGGCGTGCTGCTTATCAGAAAAGGGGACCTGGAAGGCGCCGAACAGGTGTTTGCCGAACTACTGGGGCTGTCTGAGCAAAAATACGGCCGCGATCACCGCACTATCGCCGGCCAATACCAGAACCTGGGGACCGTAATCGGACGTCAGGGCCGCTTTAACGAAGCCATTCCCCTGCACAGGCAAGCCTACGAGATCTTCAGCACAACGCTCCCCGGCCATTTCACGACGGCCTACCCGCTGATTTCCATCGCTTATGCCCACCTTCAAACCGGCAACCCGTCCGCGGCCGAGCAAGCAGCCCGGGAGGCACTCGAACTGCTTGAGACATCGGGTTCGCAAACGTATGCCATCGGTGTGAGCAAATGCCTTGTTGCACTGGCCTTGGAAGATCAGGGTGCCGGTGCCGAGGGCGCCGTCCTGCTGGCCGAGGCCCAAGCCGAGCTGGCCGGACTGACGGTGGCCCCAAACTACCGCAGCGCCTGCCGCCTCTGA
- the tssD gene encoding type VI secretion system tube protein TssD, translating to MNPRAQFRSITAVTLGLCAWAAVLMPTPADAALDAYAVIIGETQGEFKTDSAIPPHEGKIVIKAFGSSVSADYDPATGLPGTDQQHRPIRLLKDVDKASPLLLTAFKNSEKLLSVTLQFFRPTQAGGEENHVTIVLENAYIVGILPGHSSQAEDVNTPFRETISLTYESMTVIWESGGITGQINW from the coding sequence GTGAACCCTCGTGCCCAATTCAGATCCATCACCGCCGTTACCCTGGGGCTTTGCGCGTGGGCCGCCGTACTGATGCCCACACCTGCCGACGCCGCGCTGGATGCCTACGCTGTCATCATCGGAGAAACCCAGGGTGAGTTTAAGACCGATTCCGCCATCCCTCCCCATGAGGGCAAGATTGTGATCAAGGCCTTCGGCAGCAGCGTCAGTGCCGACTACGACCCCGCGACAGGCCTGCCGGGCACCGATCAGCAGCACCGGCCGATCAGGCTGTTGAAAGATGTCGATAAAGCGAGTCCGCTATTGCTAACTGCATTCAAGAACAGCGAGAAACTGCTCAGCGTGACACTGCAGTTTTTCCGGCCAACTCAAGCAGGGGGAGAAGAAAACCACGTCACGATCGTTCTCGAAAACGCCTACATCGTGGGCATCCTTCCCGGCCATTCGTCCCAGGCCGAAGATGTCAATACGCCCTTTCGCGAGACCATCAGCCTGACTTACGAGTCCATGACCGTTATCTGGGAATCGGGCGGAATCACCGGTCAGATCAACTGGTAA
- a CDS encoding serine/threonine-protein kinase, producing MGDINDHDYTSVIGRSFGNFVVVRELGRGAMGAVFIGYQKTLKRQVAIKLLPKAIASSKAARQQFRDEAETIAVLSHPRIITIFESGEDEDYFYQVMQLVEGQDLARIISRLRRHPVPTRRVLPLHHSIRLVGEVLEGLEFAHEEGVVHQDLKPANILVDNRTGGALIADFGIAKTRRIEFYARGMVVGTAQYLSPEQAAADDTDRRTDIYAVGVILFELLAGTLPIRNESGKEMIARKIGQPHTFFLKPPSACSPWIDEGLEDIIDKATAIDPARRFVSARAFAQAINRWRQSQRQKAAT from the coding sequence TTGGGCGATATCAATGACCACGACTACACCAGCGTCATCGGTCGAAGCTTCGGCAACTTCGTGGTCGTGCGTGAACTCGGGCGCGGTGCGATGGGGGCGGTGTTCATCGGCTATCAGAAAACGCTCAAGCGCCAGGTTGCGATCAAGCTGCTGCCCAAGGCGATTGCCAGCAGCAAGGCCGCCCGCCAGCAATTCCGCGACGAGGCCGAGACCATCGCGGTGCTCAGCCACCCCCGCATCATCACGATTTTCGAAAGCGGCGAGGACGAGGACTACTTCTACCAGGTGATGCAACTGGTCGAAGGCCAGGATCTCGCCCGTATCATTTCCAGGCTGCGGCGACATCCCGTACCCACGCGGCGCGTCCTGCCGCTGCACCACAGCATCCGGCTGGTGGGCGAGGTGCTCGAGGGGCTGGAGTTCGCACACGAGGAAGGCGTGGTGCACCAGGATCTCAAACCGGCCAACATCCTGGTCGACAACCGCACCGGCGGCGCCCTGATCGCCGATTTCGGCATTGCCAAGACGCGTCGTATCGAGTTCTACGCCCGGGGCATGGTGGTCGGCACGGCGCAGTACCTATCGCCCGAGCAGGCTGCCGCCGATGACACCGACCGGCGCACCGATATCTATGCCGTTGGCGTCATCCTGTTCGAGCTGCTCGCCGGCACGCTGCCCATCCGCAACGAATCGGGCAAGGAGATGATCGCTCGCAAGATCGGGCAGCCCCACACCTTCTTCCTCAAGCCGCCCTCGGCCTGCTCGCCGTGGATCGACGAAGGCCTCGAGGACATCATCGACAAGGCTACCGCCATCGACCCGGCCAGGCGCTTTGTCAGCGCACGCGCATTCGCCCAGGCGATCAACCGCTGGCGCCAGTCACAGCGGCAAAAGGCCGCAACGTGA
- a CDS encoding toll/interleukin-1 receptor domain-containing protein, which yields MKYWAYLSYAHADEQQARRVHRRIESFRVPRSLRGQEIAGQVVGARLRPLFRDRDDLASSGDLRDSLEAALRESGALIVLCSPAAATSKWVNQEIRTFVAVHGTARVFPLIVAGEPNSGGEDECFPPALRGQGLDGLEPIAGDLRAHADGPRDGVLKIVAGLLGVGFDAIKRRDARRRQRTAVGFAVAASLVAVVTSLTALYAIEQRDIAQVRRGQAEDLIGFMLGDLRTRLQEVGRLDVLDAVGEKAETYFASLPAGEINDHALEKQALALRQIGEVRLQQGQHAAAQRAFSASLAQFEVLAARNPQDAEVLFERSQAEFWLGASHYQALELDRARPLFERYAQSAAELVALDADNPDYRLEEAYAMSNLGSLAVDQGDLDAADAAFTGAGVIFAELASDSPDDPNLKFEVAANDSWLAAVREAGFDWEGAARFRRAAADAHAAVTRATDHPFHRRIEAEAWTKRARAEFALGRVDAALEAQSHAIALYDTLASGDPDNLEWRVHWLSARTRLNRLARFATATEHATAESHSAFDELLAIAADDSDNSMWAGEVASAGLDLALVRLLDDDPVGADDYLTRITPLVMANLSAAPDDHITARQFYELAVLQQLAGGKIAVPARTRLAERPDQLRANRHLAALLARLDGDAEAAEQLDEIVRQAGFQSPDYRALDALARR from the coding sequence TTGAAGTACTGGGCCTACTTAAGCTACGCGCACGCTGACGAGCAGCAGGCGCGCCGGGTGCATCGGCGGATCGAGTCATTCCGCGTGCCCCGTTCGCTGCGCGGCCAGGAGATTGCCGGGCAGGTGGTCGGAGCCAGGCTCCGGCCCCTGTTTCGCGACCGCGACGACCTGGCCAGCTCGGGCGACCTTCGCGACAGCCTGGAGGCCGCACTGCGCGAGTCCGGCGCGCTGATCGTGCTGTGCAGCCCGGCGGCCGCCACCTCGAAGTGGGTCAACCAGGAAATCCGTACCTTTGTCGCCGTCCACGGCACCGCTCGGGTCTTTCCGCTGATCGTCGCCGGCGAGCCCAACAGCGGTGGCGAGGATGAGTGCTTTCCCCCGGCACTGCGTGGACAAGGCCTCGACGGCCTCGAACCCATTGCCGGCGACCTGCGAGCGCATGCCGACGGCCCGCGCGACGGCGTACTCAAGATCGTCGCCGGCCTGCTGGGCGTGGGCTTCGACGCCATCAAGCGCCGTGACGCACGGCGGCGCCAACGCACCGCGGTCGGCTTCGCGGTCGCCGCTTCGCTGGTCGCGGTCGTCACCAGCCTGACGGCCCTGTATGCCATCGAACAACGCGACATCGCACAGGTCCGGCGCGGCCAGGCCGAAGACCTGATCGGCTTCATGCTGGGCGACCTGCGCACGCGATTGCAGGAGGTCGGCCGCCTCGACGTGCTCGACGCCGTCGGCGAGAAGGCCGAAACCTACTTTGCCTCGTTGCCGGCAGGGGAGATCAATGACCATGCGCTGGAGAAACAGGCCCTGGCGCTGCGCCAGATCGGCGAGGTGCGCCTGCAGCAGGGCCAGCACGCAGCCGCCCAGCGCGCCTTTTCCGCTTCGCTGGCGCAGTTCGAGGTCCTGGCCGCGCGCAACCCGCAAGACGCCGAAGTGCTGTTCGAGCGCTCGCAGGCGGAATTCTGGCTCGGCGCCAGCCACTACCAGGCCCTCGAACTGGACCGCGCCCGTCCGCTGTTCGAGCGCTACGCACAGAGCGCCGCCGAGCTCGTCGCCCTCGATGCCGACAACCCGGACTATCGCCTGGAAGAAGCCTACGCCATGTCCAACCTGGGTTCGCTGGCTGTTGACCAGGGCGACCTGGACGCCGCCGATGCCGCTTTCACCGGCGCCGGCGTTATCTTTGCCGAGCTAGCCAGCGACAGCCCGGACGACCCCAACCTGAAGTTCGAAGTGGCCGCCAACGATTCCTGGCTGGCCGCGGTGCGCGAAGCCGGCTTCGACTGGGAAGGCGCGGCCCGATTCCGGCGCGCCGCCGCTGATGCCCACGCCGCAGTCACCCGGGCCACCGACCATCCCTTCCACCGCCGCATCGAAGCGGAGGCCTGGACCAAGCGCGCTCGCGCCGAATTCGCCCTGGGCCGGGTGGACGCCGCGCTCGAGGCGCAATCGCATGCCATCGCCCTGTACGACACCCTGGCTTCGGGCGACCCCGACAACCTGGAATGGCGCGTGCACTGGCTCAGTGCGCGCACCCGCCTGAACCGGCTCGCCCGCTTCGCCACCGCGACCGAGCACGCAACGGCCGAAAGCCACAGCGCTTTCGACGAGTTGCTGGCGATTGCCGCCGACGACAGTGACAATTCCATGTGGGCGGGGGAGGTGGCTTCGGCCGGCCTCGACCTGGCCCTCGTGCGCTTGCTGGACGACGACCCGGTCGGCGCCGACGACTATCTGACCCGAATCACCCCGCTGGTGATGGCCAACCTGTCCGCAGCCCCCGACGACCACATCACCGCGCGCCAGTTCTACGAGCTGGCCGTCCTGCAACAACTCGCCGGCGGCAAGATCGCAGTACCGGCCCGCACCCGCCTGGCCGAACGGCCGGATCAGCTGCGGGCCAACCGCCACCTGGCCGCTCTGCTTGCGCGGCTCGATGGTGACGCCGAAGCCGCCGAGCAGCTGGATGAAATCGTTCGGCAGGCCGGATTCCAGTCGCCCGACTATCGGGCGCTCGACGCGCTGGCCCGGCGCTGA
- a CDS encoding helix-turn-helix domain-containing protein has protein sequence MPTHNAPLRTPAELGAALRAQRKAQGLTLEQLSGLSGLGMRFLSELERGKATAELGKTLEVIALLGLDCFLVPRSSTNSAEGKHSHDESG, from the coding sequence ATGCCTACCCACAACGCACCTCTGAGAACCCCCGCCGAACTGGGTGCAGCCCTGCGTGCCCAGCGCAAGGCGCAGGGACTCACACTGGAACAACTCTCCGGTCTGAGCGGTCTGGGCATGCGATTCCTGTCGGAGCTCGAGCGCGGCAAAGCCACGGCCGAACTGGGCAAGACCCTCGAAGTCATCGCCCTGTTGGGTCTCGACTGCTTCCTCGTACCGCGGTCGTCAACGAACTCGGCCGAAGGAAAGCACAGCCATGACGAATCAGGCTGA
- a CDS encoding type II toxin-antitoxin system HipA family toxin — translation MTNQADPDRLNIWHAGRLVGELWRDRQDRIGFAYATDWLDHGFRIGHVLPLQPDPFAPEDGQAHGWFSNLLPEGAARERIVRNLGVADDDFVLLREIGGDCAGALNVLPLDQPLDKPGGAEALDERRFERILQQRGQGIAPRPTPNDPAPPRLSLAGAQSKCPVLIRDGEYFLPHGVTASSHILKFELPQWRHVPVYEIFLNRIADGVGLPVPETRLEERHGHRYLVIRRYDREATDKHWHRLHQEDFCQVAGLRATRKYQADGGPGLADCADWIRELSEKPAEDLLNLLRWQIFNWLAGNSDGHAKNVALVQVQRNVNRWRLAPFYDLVCTRAWPNLDRRLAMNVGGEADPGRIRTEHWHALAKEMGMRPRFVMREIANMAEAIDEALPNVRVKLQEAHGPLPMLQQPEKIIRTQLRMARALQSDS, via the coding sequence ATGACGAATCAGGCTGATCCGGACCGACTCAACATCTGGCACGCCGGAAGGCTGGTGGGCGAGTTGTGGCGGGATCGACAGGACCGCATCGGCTTCGCCTACGCCACCGACTGGCTCGATCACGGTTTCAGAATCGGTCACGTCCTGCCGCTGCAACCCGATCCGTTCGCACCGGAAGACGGCCAGGCCCACGGCTGGTTTTCCAACCTGCTTCCGGAAGGAGCCGCCCGCGAGCGGATCGTGCGCAACCTGGGTGTCGCCGACGACGACTTCGTCTTGCTGCGCGAGATCGGTGGTGATTGTGCCGGGGCCCTCAACGTCCTGCCGCTTGACCAGCCCCTCGATAAACCGGGCGGCGCCGAAGCGCTCGACGAACGACGTTTCGAACGAATTTTGCAACAGCGGGGGCAGGGCATTGCTCCCCGGCCAACGCCCAACGACCCTGCACCGCCGCGCCTTTCCCTGGCGGGGGCCCAGTCCAAGTGCCCCGTACTGATCCGGGATGGCGAATACTTCCTGCCGCACGGCGTAACGGCGTCCTCGCACATCCTCAAATTCGAGCTGCCCCAGTGGCGGCATGTGCCGGTCTACGAAATCTTTCTCAATCGAATCGCCGATGGCGTCGGCCTGCCCGTGCCCGAAACCCGACTGGAAGAACGTCACGGCCACCGATACCTCGTCATCCGCCGCTACGACCGGGAGGCTACAGACAAACATTGGCATCGCCTGCACCAGGAAGACTTCTGCCAGGTCGCCGGCCTGCGCGCCACGCGCAAATACCAGGCAGACGGCGGCCCCGGGCTGGCCGATTGCGCAGACTGGATTCGAGAACTTAGCGAGAAGCCGGCAGAAGACCTCCTCAACCTGCTGCGCTGGCAGATCTTCAACTGGCTGGCCGGCAACTCCGACGGCCATGCCAAGAACGTGGCCCTCGTCCAGGTACAGCGCAACGTCAACCGCTGGCGCCTGGCGCCGTTCTACGACCTGGTCTGCACACGCGCCTGGCCCAACCTGGACCGGCGCCTGGCGATGAACGTCGGCGGCGAAGCCGACCCAGGCCGTATCCGCACCGAGCACTGGCACGCCCTGGCCAAAGAAATGGGGATGCGCCCCCGGTTCGTGATGCGCGAAATCGCGAACATGGCTGAAGCCATCGATGAGGCTTTGCCAAACGTTCGCGTGAAGCTGCAAGAAGCCCACGGCCCGCTTCCGATGCTGCAGCAACCGGAGAAGATCATCCGCACCCAGTTGCGAATGGCCCGCGCCTTGCAGTCGGACAGCTAA